From Heteronotia binoei isolate CCM8104 ecotype False Entrance Well chromosome 3, APGP_CSIRO_Hbin_v1, whole genome shotgun sequence, a single genomic window includes:
- the LOC132568893 gene encoding N-alpha-acetyltransferase 40-like: MGRKSSKGKEKKQKRLEEQAAMDTVCAKVEAANKLVDPLEAFPVFKKYDRNGLNVSIECKRVSSLDPTMLDWALELTKTNMQTLYKQSEWGWKDQEKWDEMTDDQAWYLIALEDSSVPVAFSHFRFDVECGKEVLYCYEVQLKSKVRRKGLCKFLIQILQLVANSTQM; the protein is encoded by the coding sequence atgGGAAGGAAGTCTAGtaaagggaaggagaagaaacAGAAACGACTGGAGGAGCAGGCAGCCATGGACACTGTCTGTGCCAAGGTGGAAGCTGCCAACAAACTGGTTGACCCATTGGAAGCCTTCCCCGTGTTCAAGAAATATGATAGGAATGGGTTAAATGTCTCCATTGAATGTAAACGAGTATCCAGCTTGGACCCGACCATGCTTGACTGGGCCCTTGAATTGACGAAGACAAACATGCAGACATTGTATAAGCAGAGCGAGTGGGGTTGGAAAGACCAGGAGAAATGGGATGAGATGACAGATGACCAAGCATGGTATCTCATTGCTCTGGAAGACAGTTCAGTCCCCGTGGCTTTCTCTCACTTCCGCTTTGATGTGGAATGTGGAAAGGAGGTCCTCTATTGCTATGAAGTGCAGCTGAAAAGCAAAGTGAGAAGGAAAGGTCTGTGCAAATTTCTCATACAGATACTGCAGCTTGTGGCAAACAGCACACAAATGTAG